In a single window of the Papaver somniferum cultivar HN1 chromosome 8, ASM357369v1, whole genome shotgun sequence genome:
- the LOC113305366 gene encoding uncharacterized protein LOC113305366 has protein sequence MVAHTFKDLQETNKKQQNEIDNLHSKVNNLDIQLSCMTTKDDLQSMKMEMDTSMQNLQAAIEKSLEKGGFHSNFHSGGRDSHQFHRMPKLDFPRFDGDNPKSWIQKCEYYFQMHNIAELHKTRMAAIHMDGKASKWYDNFCLTQAVITWPYFCHNVCARFENPVQDNIVGIFNKLAQLTIVDAYFEEFEYYKALLLGVHHDFPEFYFIASFIGGLKEELTRSVLMFDPKTLLHAFSLARMQEKPLLCNKRHTKFFSPSFSTTKSFPSTTTPQKPTYIPPTPSPSIPQPKTLPNLPLKRLTLEQVHARKAKGICFNCDEAYKRGHVCKKQYLCVLIGEEAEEIYDTGVETSNETDEEPPLESDMEISIHALTGNVSGDTIRIPGFIKKKAISILIDTGSTHSFLYSALASSLKCPIAQTENLLVTVANGDKTVRSGVCSKMEWTMQGHKFCVDLRLLPLVGCDIVLGADWLRNLGDVLFNLSKLCITFKHKGKKITLTGVQQKSSLSMMSGSAVKKFFQKHSHGIVGQLFSITGSPAPLPTPPPITPLLNEFSYVFTDTKTLPPKRNLDHQIPLNPNSEPVNLRPYTCPYLQKSIVEELVKEMLHSGIIQPSHNPFSSPILLVKKKDNTWRFCVDYIKLNNITIKDKFPIPIIEELLDELHGSKFFTKIDLNSGYHKSISCRCPQNNIQNSSWAF, from the exons ATGGTGGCTCATACTTTCAAGGATCTTCAAGAAAccaacaaaaaacaacaaaacgaaATCGACAATTTACATTCGAAGGTAAACAATCTAGACATACAACTCAGTTGTATGACAActaaagatgatcttcagtcgatgAAGATGGAGATGGATACTAGTATGCAAAATCTTCAAGCTGCCATTGAAAAAAGTTTAGAAAAAG GTGGATTTCACTCTAATTTTCACTCTGGGGGTCGTGATTCTCATCAATTTCACCGCATGCCTAAGTTGGACTTTCCTAGATTTGATGGTGATAATCCAAAGAGCTGGATCCAGAAGTGTGAATACTACTTCCAGATGCATAATATCGCTGAGTTACACAAGACAAGGATGGCAGCAATTCATATGGATGGTAAGGCAAGTAAATGGTATGATAACTTTTGTCTTACACAAGCTGTTATTACTTGGCCATATTTCTGCCATAATGTGTGTGCTAGATTTGAAAACCCTGTACAAGATAACATTGTTGGTATATTCAACAAATTAGCTCAACTTACTATTGTTGATGcttattttgaagaatttgagtatTACAAAGCCTTATTATTGGGGGTTCACCATGATTTTCCTGAATTTTACTTCATTGCTAGTTTTATTGGTGGGCTGAAGGAAGAGTTAACAAGATCAGTTCTAATGTTCGACCCAAAAACTTTACTTCATGCCTTTTCACTTGCTAGAATGCAAGAAAAACCCTTGTTATGCAATAAAAGGCACACAAAATTTTTCTCACCCTCTTTTTCAACCACCAAATCTTTTCCTTCTACTACTACCCCACAAAAACCTACCTACATTCCACCCACTCCCTCACCCTCAATTCCTCAGCCAAAGACATTACCAAACTTGCCTCTCAAAAGACTAACTCTAGAGCAGGTACATGCAAGGAAAGCTAAAgggatttgcttcaattgtgatgAAGCTTACAAGAGGGGCCATGTTTGTAAGAAGCAGTATTTATGTGTGCTTATAGGGGAGGAAGCTGAAGAAATTTATGATACTGGTGTAGAAACTTCAAATGAAACTGATGAGGAGCCTCCACTGGAAAGTGACATGGAAATATCCATACATGCTTTAACTGGTAATGTCTCAGGAGACACTATCAGAATTCCTGGTTTTATTAAGAAGAAGGCCATCTCCATCTTGATTGATACTGGCAGCACCCACAGCTTTCTATATTCTGCTTTAGCTTCCAGTTTAAAGTGTCCAATTGCTCAAACAGAAAATTTATTGGTCACAGTAGCTAATGGTGATAAAACTGTGAGATCTGGTGTCTGCTCTAAGATGGAATGGACTATGCAAGGTCACAAGTTCTGTGTAGATTTAAGATTACTTCCTCTAGTTGGGTGTGACATTGTTTTGGGTGCAGACTGGTTAAGAAACTTGGGGGATGTTCTTTTCAACTTATCCAAGCTCTGTATTACCTTCAAACACAAGGGTAAGAAGATTACATTAACTGGTGTTCAACAGAAGTCTTCACTAAGTATGATGAGTGGCTCTGCAGTTAAGAAATTTTTTCAGAAACACTCTCATGGCATTGTGGGTCAACTATTCTCCATCACAGGGTCTCCTGCACCACTCCCTACACCACCACCTATTACACCCTTACTCAATGAGTTCTCTTATGTTTTCACTGATACAAAAACCCTTCCACCTAAGAGAAACTTGGATCACCAAATACCACTCAATCCCAATTCTGAACCAGTGAATCTCAGACCTTATACATGTCCTTACCTCCAAAAATCCATTGTTGAGGAGTTGGTCAAGGAAATGCTCCATTCTGGGATCATACAACCAAGTCACAACCCCTTTTCCTCTCCCATTTTACTTGTCAAAAAGAAGGACAAcacttggagattttgtgttgattacaTAAAATTGAACAACATCACCATTAAGGATAAATTTCCAATACCTATTATAGAGGAGCTTCTAGATGAATTGCATGGGTCTAAATTCTTCACTAAGATTGACTTAAATtctggttaccataagagtatctCCTGCAGATGTCCACAAAACAACATTCAAAACTCATCATGGGCATTTTGA